In Candidatus Paceibacterota bacterium, a genomic segment contains:
- a CDS encoding cupredoxin domain-containing protein, protein MTPDKIIVIIAGLIAIGFIYWFFLMKKGKAVKVLGNSADISVFGGYTPEVISIPVNQTTTLNFKRTDPTECLSEVVIPDFKIKRELPLNQTVSIEIKPTKVGEYRYSCAMNMYHGKIVVVA, encoded by the coding sequence ATGACTCCGGATAAAATAATTGTGATAATCGCCGGTCTAATTGCTATCGGCTTTATATATTGGTTTTTCTTAATGAAAAAAGGTAAGGCGGTCAAAGTTTTAGGTAATTCGGCGGACATTTCTGTGTTCGGCGGTTACACGCCGGAAGTGATTTCGATTCCGGTTAATCAGACGACCACGCTTAATTTCAAACGAACCGACCCGACCGAGTGTCTTTCCGAGGTGGTGATACCAGACTTCAAAATCAAGCGCGAGCTACCCCTGAACCAAACTGTCTCAATCGAGATTAAACCAACTAAAGTCGGTGAGTATCGATATTCCTGCGCGATGAATATGTATCACGGGAAAATCGTAGTCGTAGCTTAA
- a CDS encoding metal-sensitive transcriptional regulator, with product MDKAKLVKRLKIIEGQVRGLQSMLENDKYCIDVITQTSAVKQALSGVEDALMESHLGSCLIDQIKNGKDKKAVKEILKVYNLKRK from the coding sequence ATGGACAAAGCTAAGCTAGTAAAAAGATTAAAAATTATTGAGGGGCAGGTGAGGGGATTACAGAGTATGCTTGAAAATGACAAGTATTGTATTGATGTGATTACCCAAACTTCGGCCGTAAAACAGGCACTCTCCGGCGTCGAGGATGCCTTGATGGAAAGTCATCTGGGCAGTTGTTTGATAGATCAAATAAAGAACGGGAAAGACAAAAAGGCTGTAAAGGAGATTTTGAAAGTGTATAATTTAAAACGTAAATAA